The Coffea arabica cultivar ET-39 chromosome 9e, Coffea Arabica ET-39 HiFi, whole genome shotgun sequence genome has a window encoding:
- the LOC113709737 gene encoding exosome complex component csl4 isoform X2 — translation MKEDEKKELVTPGEVLGTASELKAGKGAYFSANDKTIYASLTGFRSIIPAPIDATDQRPTVEVTGHKAHGAVPEPGSVVIARITKVMARMASADIMCVGPKSVREKFTGIIRQQDVRATEIDKVEMHASFHPGDIVRALVLSLGDARAYYLSTAKNELGVVSAESSAEEGMKLLFGQ, via the exons ATGAAGGAGGACGAGAAGAAAGAGTTGGTAACGCCCGGGGAAGTGTTGGGGACGGCGTCAGAGTTAAAAGCAGGGAAAGGTGCCTATTTCTCAGCCAATGATAAAACCATTTACGCCTCCCTCACTGGATTTCGCTCTATCATCCCTGCTCCTATTGACGCCACTGACCag AGACCAACTGTGGAAGTTACTGGCCACAAAGCCCATGGTGCTGTTCCTGAGCCTGGGTCTGTTGTCATTGCTAGG ATAACAAAAGTGATGGCTAGAATGGCTTCAGCAGATATCATGTGTGTTGGTCCCAAGTCCGTAAGAGAAAAATTCACAGGCATCATCAG GCAGCAAGATGTAAGAGCAACTGAGATTGACAAGGTTGAAATGCATGCTTCTTTCCACCCGGGTGACATTGTTAGAGCGCTGGTT CTGTCCCTAGGGGATGCACGGGCATATTATTTATCTACTGCCAAAAATGAACTTGGTGTTGTATCTGCTGAAAGTTCAGCAG AAGAGGGAATGAAGCTGTTGTTTGGACAGTGA